One part of the Methanobacterium petrolearium genome encodes these proteins:
- a CDS encoding peptidase: MMNTEGFLKKIGMRNHHENFSESAKRFPDGSQYRFEVPGIQNPGAMEGLLDALDEYELSVHRVTQTKGIMLLTDPEILEMASMAKDAQVELFLSVGPRATYDTSASAKTKEGARIGYRLRGYDNLNYAIEDVRRAVDLGVMGIVVYDEGLLWVLGKMREEGEIPHDVHFKVSAHCGHGNPASARLMEVIGADSFNPVRDLQIPMLASIRESIDISLDIHMENPKSSGGFIRHYEAPEIIRKACPVYLKTGGAVAAHHGYDTTRKEAKERARQVLLVQSMINRFYPEAVMSKKGASDLAIPK, from the coding sequence ATTATGAACACTGAGGGCTTTTTAAAGAAAATTGGAATGAGAAACCATCATGAAAATTTCTCGGAGTCTGCGAAAAGGTTTCCAGATGGCAGCCAGTATCGTTTTGAAGTGCCGGGAATCCAGAACCCCGGAGCTATGGAGGGTCTTCTGGATGCCTTGGATGAATATGAACTTTCAGTGCACAGGGTAACTCAGACCAAGGGGATAATGCTTCTAACAGACCCTGAAATCTTGGAAATGGCCAGCATGGCCAAGGATGCTCAAGTTGAGCTCTTTTTAAGTGTTGGTCCTCGAGCTACTTATGACACCAGTGCATCAGCAAAAACTAAGGAAGGCGCCAGGATAGGGTACCGTTTAAGGGGTTATGATAATCTTAATTATGCAATTGAAGATGTCAGGCGTGCAGTGGACCTCGGTGTCATGGGAATTGTGGTCTACGATGAAGGACTTTTATGGGTTTTGGGTAAAATGCGCGAAGAGGGAGAAATCCCCCATGATGTTCATTTTAAAGTTTCAGCACACTGTGGTCATGGAAACCCTGCATCTGCACGTCTCATGGAGGTGATTGGAGCAGATTCATTTAACCCGGTTAGAGATCTTCAAATTCCCATGCTTGCATCCATAAGAGAATCCATAGATATATCCCTGGATATTCATATGGAAAATCCTAAATCTTCCGGTGGATTTATCCGACACTACGAAGCCCCTGAAATTATCAGGAAAGCATGTCCAGTATATCTTAAAACCGGGGGAGCAGTGGCTGCTCATCATGGCTATGATACCACCAGAAAAGAGGCAAAAGAGAGGGCAAGACAAGTTTTACTGGTGCAAAGCATGATCAATCGTTTCTATCCTGAAGCTGTGATGTCCAAAAAAGGAGCCAGTGACCTGGCCATACCCAAATGA
- a CDS encoding MmgE/PrpD family protein, with protein sequence MVSEYPGEINNNLEENIKNHQKTTKKLAKFVKSTKYQNLPEEVVRQAKLCFLDFLSVTLKGSSTKSAQIIRNITGGNGDSTIIGGDKSSPLDASLANGVSAHCMDLDDGHRLAQLHPGACIIPAALALSETYEKSGNDFLTAIVVGYHVTIQLGMVLNPQHRDKGFHTTGTCGTIGAAAAAAKIMNLNLEGILNSLGLAGTQAAGLLESDHSGSMGKHLHAGKAAQSGVLSALIASEGFTGAHTILEGKEGFLKAMGSMETLKNANWQHTPYKYEIMGVYFKKYPVCRHMHSSIDATINIINNNNFEPVDIQDIIIETYQIAASHDNYHPETLEGIRQSLPFSIAMVIKEGNLTADDMLTLKNGSTSYMNHEIIETAGKVKIKIDNNLNNLYPQKRPSKVTIKTQDKIYTEEVDLARGEPENPFSKEELLTKFSEMNPQVNVGCLKILDDLEDENLHDVMNNLNNEFKKGLT encoded by the coding sequence ATGGTTAGTGAATACCCTGGTGAAATAAACAATAATCTGGAAGAAAACATCAAAAACCACCAAAAAACCACCAAAAAGTTGGCGAAATTTGTTAAATCCACCAAATACCAGAACCTCCCTGAAGAAGTGGTCAGACAAGCAAAACTCTGTTTTTTGGATTTTTTATCAGTAACACTTAAAGGATCATCAACTAAAAGTGCACAGATCATTAGGAATATTACTGGTGGAAATGGTGATTCAACCATTATTGGCGGGGATAAATCCAGTCCCCTTGATGCATCTTTGGCAAATGGGGTTTCTGCCCACTGTATGGATCTGGATGATGGTCACAGGCTAGCTCAATTACACCCTGGTGCATGCATCATCCCCGCAGCACTGGCTTTATCTGAAACCTATGAAAAATCGGGAAACGATTTCCTAACTGCTATTGTTGTAGGATATCATGTAACAATTCAGTTAGGAATGGTACTGAATCCTCAACACCGTGATAAAGGTTTTCACACCACAGGAACATGTGGCACTATAGGTGCTGCAGCAGCCGCAGCCAAGATAATGAATTTAAACTTGGAAGGAATTTTAAACTCCCTTGGCCTGGCAGGAACCCAGGCTGCCGGACTCCTGGAATCTGATCATTCCGGTAGCATGGGAAAACACTTACATGCAGGAAAAGCCGCCCAATCTGGAGTTTTATCCGCATTAATTGCTAGTGAAGGTTTCACTGGGGCACACACCATCCTTGAGGGAAAAGAAGGTTTTTTGAAAGCTATGGGAAGTATGGAAACCTTAAAAAATGCAAACTGGCAACATACCCCATATAAATATGAAATTATGGGGGTTTATTTCAAAAAATATCCCGTTTGCAGACACATGCATTCCTCAATAGATGCTACCATCAATATTATTAACAATAACAACTTTGAACCCGTTGATATCCAAGATATAATCATTGAAACTTACCAGATCGCTGCCTCTCATGATAATTATCATCCGGAAACTCTGGAAGGAATAAGGCAGAGCCTTCCTTTTAGTATTGCAATGGTCATCAAAGAGGGAAATTTAACTGCTGATGATATGTTAACTTTAAAAAATGGTTCAACGAGCTACATGAACCATGAAATAATTGAAACTGCAGGTAAAGTTAAGATAAAAATAGATAATAATCTGAACAATCTTTATCCTCAAAAAAGACCATCTAAAGTTACCATAAAAACTCAAGATAAAATTTACACAGAAGAAGTTGATCTGGCAAGGGGAGAGCCTGAAAACCCTTTCAGCAAAGAGGAACTGTTAACTAAATTCAGCGAAATGAATCCCCAGGTGAATGTAGGATGTTTAAAGATTCTAGATGATTTAGAAGATGAAAATTTACATGATGTGATGAACAATCTTAATAATGAGTTTAAAAAGGGATTAACTTAA
- a CDS encoding tRNA(Ile)(2)-agmatinylcytidine synthase produces the protein MNNIDTANSDFNSVNSDSFKVYVGMDDTDSASGMCTTYICCVIMDRLKACGFRVDGPPRLIRLNPFAPYKTRGNGAVSFKMVLKSEKEIINAKKLIFDLVNELSVMEDPKTNPGLVFYEGEVTPELQSFALKTIRTIVKQAEAEKLADKLGVELFKFKKGRGIIGSLAAIGCPLDDVTYELLAYRDPANYGKKRLVDAESVREMNRKTYPDTFDNLDEGYVAITPHTPCPVLYGIRGETEDAVLEAHKLVNVSEPIERFKVFITNQHTDMHLQVAGNIAKMEQFQCYIVKGQVKDLPVVIEGGHVIFTLIDESGEVECAAYEPTKQFRELVRQLFPGDQLIVYGGIGRKGTLNVEKIQIINLAALYKYVNPLCECGKRMKSAGTGKGYKCPQCGNKIRNDAKEKVKVERTLKKGFYEVPPSARRHLSKPLVRGT, from the coding sequence ATGAATAATATTGATACAGCTAATTCAGATTTTAACTCAGTTAATTCAGATTCGTTTAAAGTTTACGTTGGTATGGATGACACAGATTCTGCCAGTGGAATGTGCACCACATATATATGTTGTGTGATTATGGACCGACTTAAAGCTTGTGGTTTCAGGGTGGATGGTCCACCACGCTTAATACGCCTGAACCCATTTGCACCCTATAAAACCAGGGGAAATGGGGCAGTATCATTTAAAATGGTTTTAAAGTCAGAAAAAGAAATTATCAATGCTAAAAAACTTATCTTTGACCTGGTAAACGAACTATCTGTTATGGAAGATCCTAAAACCAATCCTGGTCTGGTATTTTATGAGGGAGAGGTAACTCCCGAACTTCAAAGTTTTGCCTTGAAAACCATTAGAACCATAGTTAAACAGGCTGAAGCTGAAAAGTTAGCAGATAAATTGGGTGTAGAATTATTCAAGTTTAAAAAAGGGAGGGGAATTATTGGCTCCCTGGCTGCCATTGGTTGCCCCTTAGATGATGTTACCTATGAATTACTAGCCTACCGTGACCCGGCAAATTATGGTAAAAAGAGATTGGTGGATGCAGAATCTGTCCGAGAAATGAACAGGAAAACATATCCAGATACTTTTGATAATTTAGATGAAGGATATGTGGCCATTACTCCACACACACCATGTCCAGTGCTTTATGGTATTAGGGGTGAAACTGAGGATGCTGTGTTAGAGGCTCATAAACTGGTGAATGTTTCCGAACCCATAGAACGTTTTAAGGTGTTTATAACCAACCAGCACACTGACATGCATCTGCAAGTTGCAGGAAACATTGCAAAAATGGAACAATTCCAGTGTTACATTGTCAAAGGCCAGGTAAAGGACCTTCCGGTGGTTATTGAAGGAGGACATGTAATTTTCACCCTGATAGATGAATCTGGAGAAGTAGAATGTGCTGCTTATGAACCTACCAAACAGTTTCGAGAACTGGTACGCCAACTATTTCCTGGAGACCAACTGATAGTTTACGGTGGAATCGGACGAAAAGGAACATTGAATGTGGAAAAAATCCAGATCATTAATTTAGCAGCCCTATATAAATACGTCAATCCCCTCTGTGAATGTGGGAAACGTATGAAATCCGCAGGAACAGGTAAAGGTTATAAGTGCCCTCAATGTGGGAATAAAATTCGCAACGATGCAAAAGAAAAAGTAAAAGTTGAAAGAACCCTTAAAAAAGGTTTTTATGAAGTTCCACCTTCTGCTCGACGTCATCTGAGTAAACCTCTGGTGAGGGGGACATAG
- a CDS encoding transcriptional regulator — translation MSSTMPSHRDHVINEINELLFKHGFETSNIYDRSCFDLVARRELLLLLMKVLINVDGFSAAHAQEIKRVARTFLASPLLVGIKSKNEVLEEDVVYERHGIPVIAPTTLRNIVVEEIYPEIFADRGGYYVEIDGQIVKDVRESQDLSLKDLADLAHVSRETIYKYETGRVRAQPETAFLLESILNMRITLSVDLFQVPQQKNMDKKDEGEPRELVDLGFGVINTNRTPFDALAKAETQNVDVNKKTEPLITDLEKNRNQKVLKRMATNLKDLSDVIGTDAVFILEKKKKLDSIDGVPVVHSWEIGEMKDPAEFLKMLAERRECN, via the coding sequence ATGTCATCCACCATGCCATCCCATAGAGATCATGTCATAAATGAGATCAATGAGTTACTCTTCAAACATGGTTTTGAAACTTCTAATATATATGATAGAAGTTGTTTTGATCTGGTGGCCCGTAGAGAATTACTACTACTTTTAATGAAGGTACTCATTAATGTGGATGGTTTCAGCGCTGCCCATGCGCAGGAAATAAAGAGAGTAGCCCGCACTTTTCTTGCTTCCCCTCTCTTAGTTGGCATCAAATCTAAAAATGAGGTCCTGGAAGAAGATGTGGTATATGAACGCCATGGAATTCCTGTAATAGCACCTACAACCCTCCGTAATATTGTGGTGGAAGAAATTTATCCCGAAATATTTGCAGATAGAGGCGGCTACTATGTGGAGATCGATGGTCAAATAGTTAAGGATGTGCGAGAATCACAGGATCTTTCATTGAAAGACCTGGCTGACCTGGCCCACGTGTCCAGGGAGACCATATACAAATACGAAACCGGCAGAGTTCGGGCACAACCAGAAACAGCATTTTTACTGGAAAGCATCTTGAATATGAGGATAACTCTATCTGTTGACTTATTCCAGGTTCCCCAGCAAAAAAACATGGATAAAAAGGATGAAGGCGAACCAAGAGAACTGGTAGATCTTGGTTTTGGGGTTATAAACACTAACCGCACCCCATTTGATGCTCTTGCCAAAGCTGAAACCCAAAATGTTGATGTTAATAAAAAAACCGAGCCATTAATCACGGACCTTGAGAAGAATCGAAACCAAAAGGTCCTCAAGAGAATGGCAACTAATTTAAAAGATCTTTCTGATGTTATCGGTACAGATGCAGTTTTTATACTGGAAAAAAAGAAAAAATTAGATAGTATTGATGGTGTCCCAGTGGTTCACAGCTGGGAAATTGGTGAAATGAAAGATCCAGCTGAGTTTCTTAAGATGCTGGCTGAAAGAAGGGAATGCAATTAA